The nucleotide window GGCCATTTGCCCAGAGGCGGCCTCCGCCGCACCCATAATGGTGGAACAGAGTGCCGAGAAAATGCGGGCATCAACATCAGGGGGTGTTCTGGAGTTGATTAACAGCCCCTCTTTAGATACTATTCCACATGCTTTTATCTGCCCCACCTGCATTAGGGCTGTAAGCGTGTCATCTAATTGTTCTTTCTTAGTCTTGGCCATGAACTTCCCTCTTTTTTGATAATTCACTACCAGTGTATGTTAATTTAATTAAATTGAGTAGATGGATAACTGAAACAGCATGTGTTAAGCTGTAAATGTTACCAATAGGCATTTCAATTCTATTATTAAGTTGTCTTTCATATGGTTATAAATTTTTTATAATTTCAGTAAAAATTTCATTGTTTAATTAAAACTTATTAAACCGCAAAACAAAAAAAAAGAGTTCTAGTTATTGACTTCAACTTTTATCCATGGCAATGAGCTCAATTCTCATAAATCACCTTCATCCCTTGGGAAAAATCATTGCTTACCACCGGGGCATGCAAAAAGTTATCAAAAATTTTACTGCCACTGGACATTTGCCGTGGTGAACATGTATTTCTGGGAAAAAGCAGGATTGTACATAGAATTGGTAAGATTTTCTGTATTAAATGATTCTGTAATTTTCTTACGGGCCTGAAAATTGATTCTATCACCTAAACAGTTTCTATCAGTTTTATCAGGAACCGATGGTGCAGATGCATAAATTTTTAACTGAATTTTAGTCTTCTGATAACTCTGATTAAAACCCTGGTTTAAATAGGTGATCTTAACTATCTTTACTCCAGATGGATTCAACAGCCGTTGATGCTCCCGTTGATAGGCACGAAATGTATCTTCAGGATATATGGCCAGGCTATCTGATGTTGCTCCCTGTAATGCCCCCGCCCGGGCTGCACTCATGGCCTGGTTAAGTTCTCCGGCGTTACTGAGACTCAGGGCCATGGGCATCAATACTAGAACACTAAAACCAACAACCAGTAGAAATTCAATGGGTAGTTGTCCTTTTTTATCCAGCAAAATATACTCATTCACTAACATGAACTGTTTTATCCTCAGAGGAAAGTTAATAAAGGGTATTTTTATTAAAAACAGTTTTTTAAGAACCATATTCATTATTACCCCCATGTTTTAATTTGATAGAGTAATAAAAATGTAAAAGTATTTCTTTCCTAAAATATTACCACAATATTACGTTTACCCTCCTTTACATTGCGAAGTGTGTAATTAGTGTTTGGCCGCATAATCACTTCATTTTGATTTTGAGCATAGTCTGATATTTTTTTGGAAAAAGAATAGGAGTAACCAGTCCATCCACCCACATCAATCCTAACCCCAGATTGATTTACTTTAACCTGGTACGGAGACCCTTCAATATTACCCGGCATTTCTATTCTTATTTCATGACCTTCCCCTGCAGCATAAACCTCTTCAATGGCAGAAGCAACTTTTTCTGATATTAAACGTGCCTGAACTGCTTCATCAGACTTTTCAACTGTTTCTAACCTTATCTGGACTGTTCCCAGGATACCGCCAACCACCACTAGAAGGAGAAACAGTGATAACACGAAATCCACATTAAGACTGGCCCTGCTATCTATGGTAATAGATGAACCCATAAATTTATTAATATCATACTATTATTAATACTTATGCTATGACTCCTCCTACTAAGTATGAGGGGGGCGGGGGTTATAGAATGAAAAGTAATGAACAGTTAGAAAAAGATGTTGTTGTTCTGTTGGTAAAATTTAAAGAAGAAATGGATGAAAATGGCCCGAAAATGATGAAACCAGAAATTTTGGGGATGGAAGAAATTGAAAAAACCTTCAATCACATTGGAATCTGGTTTTATATTATGCAATCAGAATATTTTGACACAGTAACCGTGGAAATGGATTCTGATCCTGCCAAAGCCATTGAAGAACTAAGAAAAACTCCTACCGTGGCTATTAAAAGGGCAATACCCTTGGATTCCATAGTATCCTCACCGCCTGAGCTAGTAATTAACACTATTCAGAAACTGGTACAGGTCAAGGTTGCCAAAAATGAATCGTTTACCGTGAAGTGTGAGTTAAGGGACAATGGTTACACGTTGAGGGATATGGAGAATCTGAATTCTGCTGATTTACTCTCCAGTCAGGTAGCCAGTATATTGTGTCGTGAGCTGGATCTGGAA belongs to Methanobacterium formicicum and includes:
- a CDS encoding roadblock/LC7 domain-containing protein; the encoded protein is MAKTKKEQLDDTLTALMQVGQIKACGIVSKEGLLINSRTPPDVDARIFSALCSTIMGAAEAASGQMATGGVSQVSVKTDKGTIVLMPAGAKAILTALTEPEAQLGLILVEMESIAQEVNQVMGESK
- a CDS encoding RNA-binding protein, producing MKSNEQLEKDVVVLLVKFKEEMDENGPKMMKPEILGMEEIEKTFNHIGIWFYIMQSEYFDTVTVEMDSDPAKAIEELRKTPTVAIKRAIPLDSIVSSPPELVINTIQKLVQVKVAKNESFTVKCELRDNGYTLRDMENLNSADLLSSQVASILCRELDLEHDDRDSDWIVQIEELGDTTGIAVCRWENILIKN